CCGCAACGGGCTTCTTGTTTGAGACACCGGATTTTTATCAATTAAGTAACGCGTCTGGTGCGCCAATTGTCAATCCTGGTGAAACTTTCGATTTTGAAAACACCTTATCTTCGATATTTGGTTCTGCCAATTACTCTTATGATAACAAATACCTAGTTACTGCTACGGTTCGTAGAGATAGATCTTCACGTTTCTTAGGAGATAATCAAAGCGGTGTTTTTCCAGCCTTCAGTGCCGGTTGGATCATGAGTAACGAAGGCTTCTTCCCAGAGGATGGTATTATGAATAGATTAAAGTTTAAATTTTCTTGGGGTGCATTAGGTAATCAAGAATTACCTGTAAGCAATCCTACACAGAATATTTCTTCGCTGAACAATCAGCAGGCAAACTTTGCTTTTAATGGAACCGGGACAGCAGCAACTGGTGCTATTCTTTCTCAGGTAGGTAATCCTGATTTGACCTGGGAAACGAGTGAAACCTTAAATATTGGTGCAGAAATGGGCTTTTTTGATAATGCCTTGACCATGTCAGTTGAATATTTTAAACTGACCACTAATGACCTCATTGCACAAGATTTTACGGTTATTGGAGATACGGCTATTGATGCCAACCCTCCTTTTGTAAATTTAGGTTCGGTTGAAAACACTGGTGTAGATTTCAGTATTGCTTACCAAAATCAGGCAAATGATGATTTCAGCTACGGTGCTGCATTGAATATATCTACTTATAAAAATGAAGTTACGGAACTGGCAAGTGAATTTCAGTTAGGAAATGGTTTTAGAACGGGTGTTTTTAACAGAACGCAAGTAGGTCAGCCATTGGCATCTTTCTTTGGTAGGGTCGTAGATGGTATTTACCGTTCAGAAGCGGAAGTAGCTGCAGGGCCAGACCAGGGCTTTCCAAATGATTTGGCCGGTGTGGGTCGTTTAAGGTACCGTGATTTAAATGGGGACAACGTTATCAACGATGACGACAGGGATTTTATCGGAAATCCGCACCCAGATTTCACTTTAGGTCTTAACTTAAATGCGAATTATAAAAATTGGGACTTTAGCGCATTTTTCTCTGGTCAAGTAGGAAATGATATCTACAACTTTGACAGAATCTATACCGATTTTGGAACCTTCCCTGACGGAAGCAGAAGTACGAGAGTGTTAGATTCTTTTAATCCAACGACTAACCCCAATGGTAACGCACCAGCCTTAAGCTTTGCTGTTTTGAACAGTGAGACGAATCCGAACTCCTTCTTTGTAGAAGATGGTTCTTTTGTACGTTTAAAAAACCTCTCTATTGGTTACAGCTTTCCAAATACTTTAACCGATAAGTGGGGAATAGACAACGTTAGGTTATATATAAACGCCACGAACCTATTTACGATTACGGGCTATAATGGGCTAGATCCAGAGATACGTCCAGGTAACGTTAATAATGGTTTAACTATTGGTGTTGATAATAATACCTTTCCTTTGTCTAGAATATTCTTATTTGGAGTTAATTTAAAATTGTAAAAAAATGAAAAAGAAATTTATTTATGTCCTTGCCGCCTTTATAGGATTATATTCCTGCGGTGATGACTTTTCAGAGACCCCAGCAGTGGGTGCACTAAGTGATGATGCCTTGGCAAACACCACCGGTGTAGATTTATTGCTTACCGGAGCTTATTCCGTATTGGATGGGCAAAGAAATAATAGCCCTGGAAATCAATTTGGCGTAAGTGGCGATAATTGGTGGACAGATGTAATGTCTGACGATGCACACAAAGGAAGTAACGATGCGGATCAAGAAGAGTTGTTTCAAATGGAGACCAACGACATCAGAACTGGAAATGGGTACTTTAGATCTAAATTTGCCGCCTTGTATGCAGGGGTGAATAGAGCAAATGCTGCGCTTAATGTAATACAGAACATCGACACGAGCACCTTGCTGGAAGCGGATGTGACCAAACTAGCACAACAAGAGGGTGAAGCCCGATTTTTAAGAGGCCATTATTATTTTGAATTGACTAAAATATATGGAAATGTTTCCATTATTTCAGTAGAAAATTTTCAAGAGTTGGCGTTTAATCAGCCCAATACTGGTCCGGCATGGGATCAAATCGAGTCAGATTTTCAATTCGCAATTGATAATTTACCTGCTACAAGGGCAGATCAGCCAGATGCAGGAAGACCAACAGCCGTAGTTGCTAAAGCTTTCTTGGGAAAGGCTTTGTTATACCAACAGGATTTTGGTCCTGCACTGACACTTCTTAACGAGGTAATCAATAGTGGTGAGTTTGCTTTAGCTCCCGAATTCTTGGATAATTTTACTTCTGCCGGCGAAAACGGTCCAGAATCTGTATTCGCTATTCAGTTCGCAGCTGATGATGGTTTTTCTTTCAATGGAAATATTGGAAGTACACTGAACTTTCCAGGTGGTGGTCCTTTCGGTTCTTGTTGTGGTTTTTATCAGCCGACTATTGATTTGGCCAACGCCTTTCAAGTTGATGCTGATGGTTTACCATTCTTGGGCACAACGGACATACCTGTTTTCAAAAATGACTATAACATTCAGTCAGACGAAGCTTTTGACCCTGATACCACGACTCCTGTAGACCCAAGATTGGACTATACGGTAGGAAGACGGGGGATAGACTATAATGGTTTTGGCGTACATGTCGGAAAAGAATGGATACGCGCAGCTCCTATAGCTGACATCTCCGGTCCTTACCTTCCAAAAAAGAGCGTGTATCAAGAAAGCGAAGTAGGTGTAAGCCGCGGTCAAGGAGACTGGGGACAAGAACGTTCTGGAATCAACTATAACATCATGCGCTATGCCGATGTACTTCTAATGGCAGCAGAAGCTGCGGTTGAGACCGGTGATTTAGCTACGGCTTTAAATTATGTCAACCAAGTTAGAAATAGAGCCGCTAATACCTCCGTGGTACAAGCTGTAGACGGAAGTGGTCCTGCTGCCAACTATGTGGTAGGTCTTTATCCTTCTTTTCCAGATGCGGAGTTTGCAAGACAGGCAGTGCGATACGAGCGCAGAATAGAATTGGGTATGGAAGGCCATAGACTTTTTGATTTAAGAAGGTGGGGCGTTACCACTACCGTATTGCCGCAGTATTACACCAATGAAACCAGAGTTATCGAAAACTTTGGTCCAAAGGTATTACCGTACCAAGCCACATTTGATTTAATTCCAATTCCGGTAGATGCTATTGATTTAAGTCAAGGCGTACTTACCCAGAACCCGGGGTATTAAATTGAAGTAGTTCATTAAATTTCAAAATTACTTGGACAGAGCGTTATGATAACGCTCTGTCCTTTTTTATAGCATTCCTACTTAAGTACATTATCACGGCTATTATACCTGCCATATATTTTTCTTTTAACTGCGTTTAACATACATTTATACGTCAATTATCCGCTAAGGATACCGAACTTCAATCACGATTTTATCTTAAATATGATACATATCGCTATGCGAAAAATACATCTAGGTTTTCTATTCTTATTCATACTGGTAATTCTTTCCTGCAACCAAGAGGAAAAGAAATTATTTACAAGGATTTCCTCAAATGACACCAATATTCAATTTAACAACAACATCATAGAAACGGACAGTTTCAATATCCTCAATAGCGAGTATATTTTTAATGGGGGCGGTGTAGGAATTGGCGATTTCAATAATGACGGTAAGCCAGATATATTTTTTAGTGGCAACCAGGTAGCAAATCAACTTTATTTAAACGAAGGAGACTTCTCCTTTAAAAATATATCGAAAAAAGCAAATATCCAGGCAGAAGCTAGCTGGAATACAGGTATCGCCGTTACAGATATTAATTTGGACGGCTTTTTGGATATATATGTGTGCTCTGCCATGCTTCCTTCCGACGAAGAGCGTAAAAACCTACTTTTCGTCAACCAAGGTTTGGATAAGGATGGCGTACCCATTTTCAAGGAAATGGCCGAGACATATGGAATTGCTGGTAGCGCAAATAGTATGGGAGCAACTTTTTTCGATTATGATAAAGACGGGCTTTTAGACCTCTACGTCCTTAATAACGTTGATATACATTTGCTTCCGGCCAACTACCGTAAAAAAATAACCGACGGTACGGCAGATAGCAATGATCGGCTGTATAGAAATAATGGGGATGGTACTTTTACGGATGTAAGTAAAGAGGCTGGTATTCTGATAGAGGGTTATGGACTTGGCTTGGCAATAGCCGATATAAACTATGATGGCTGGCCAGACATTTATGTAAGTAACGATTACTTGAGTAATGACCTACTCTACATCAACAATAAAAACGGAACGTTCTCCAATAAAATCAGTACTAAAATAAAGCACCAAAGCAAGTTCTCTATGGGGAACGACATCTCTGATTTTAATAACGATGGTTATGTAGATATTATCACCTTGGATATGCTAGGAGAAACAAACCAAAGAACAAAAACTACGATTCCCAATACCAAATACGCCAACTATATATTTAATGACAAATTTGGCTACGAATACCAATACACTCGTAATATGTTACAGAAGGGAAATGGTCCTGATGTTCCTTTCAGTGAAATAGGTCTCATGGCCGGGATTGCAAGAACAGATTGGAGCTGGTCTCCCCTATTTGCCGACATGGACAATGATGGCTACAGAGATCTTTTGATAACCAACGGATTTCCTCGAGATATTACGGATTTAGATTTTGGGGATTTTAAGTTTAATGTAAGTCGATACTTAAATGAAAGTCAAATCCTAGATTCCATACCACAGATAAAAATACCTAACTATGCTTACCAGAACACTGGCAAGCCTAAATTTAAAGATGTTAGTGAAGATTGGGGACTAGACATCCCATCATTTTCTAACGGAGCGGCCGTAGTAGACTTGGATAATGATGGTGATTTGGACTACATCGTCAATAATATAAATGATAAGGCATTTGTTTTCAGGAACAACAGCAATGAAGTCAAGGAGAATAAAAATAACTTTTTAAGAATCTCTTTATATGGTCCAGAAAAAAATCCTTCGGGAATTGGAACGAAAATAGTGGTTTGGTTTAATGACGGCACATTCATGTATCAAGAGCATTATTTAGGTAGAGGTTATATGTCCACCATTGAAGGTGGTATTCATTTAGGACTTGGCAACAAAAAGGAACCGACAGTTATAGAAGTAGTATGGCCCGATGGAAAATATCAAAAATTAAATGACCTAGAAAAGAATTCATTTATTAAAATAGATTACGCCTCATCTGGTTCTATTTCGCCAGAACTATTAAAATTTCCGTTAGTTCCTAAAAAAGTAGAGCCCTACTTTACTGAGGTTTCGAATACGGTCGGAGTTGACTTTTTACACCAAGAAGAAGATATCGTAGATTATAGCGTTCAACGCATACTGCCACATAAACTTACCCAAAACGGTCCAACGATTGTCAACGGAGACTTGAACAACGATGGCATGGAAGATTTCATTGTTGGTAGTTCCGCTGGGTATTCGCCAAGCATATTCTTTCAAAATAAAAATGGGGAATTTAATGAGAAACCCCTATTTAGAGAGGAAAACCTTTTAAAGTATGAGCAGGAAGGAATGGCGCTGTTTGATCTAGAAAACGATGGTGACCTCGATTTATATTTAGTTTCGGGAAGCAACGAATTTATGGTCAAGGATAATGACTTTTATACGGATATCCTGCTGATAAACGATGGTAAAGGAAGTTTTAAAGTGGCACCTAATTTGCACCCTAGAATAAAAGGGAGTGGTTCGGTTGTTAAAGCCATGGACTTTGACAAAGATGGTTACACGGATCTTTTCGTTGGAGGTCGTACACCCTTTGCGAAATACCCCTTGCCAGAAAAAAGCTATCTACTTAAAAACAATAATGGAAAACTGACAGACGTAACCGAAACAGTGGCCCCTGAGTTTAAAGAACTAGGTATGATTACCGATGCAGTTTGGAAAGATGTTACCGAAGATGGGTTAGAGGATTTAATCGTAATAGGTGAATTTATGCCAATTACCATATTCCAAAACGAGAAAACCGGCCTTAAAAAGCTAGAGAATACTGGCTTAGAAGAATTATCGGGTTGGTGGGAAGTTATTGAGGGTGCAGATTTTGATAACGACGGCGACATAGATTTTGTTGTTGGTAACATGGGATCCAATAATCAATACCAACCGTCAAAAGAACGACCTGTTCATCTCATTGCTAAAGATTTTGATAACAATGGCAATATAGACCCCATACTATTTGCTCATAATCGTAGAGATTTTAATGACAATATCTATGAATCTTTTCCTGTACATTTTTGGGGCGACCTTTACGGACAAAGCACGCTTTTCCGTTCAAGATTCAATTCTTACAAAAATTATTCAAAAGCCAATCTGCAAACTTTACTTTCGAAGGAGGAACTAGATGGAGCACTTACGCTAACGGGCAATTACGATAAGAGCATCTATATAGAAAATTTAGGCGAGGGCAATTTCTCCTACCAAAGCTTACCTTGGCAAGCACAAGTGGGTCCCGTAAACGACATAGCAATTTCAGATTATGATTCCGATGGGTATTTGGATATGTTGTTGGTTGGAAACGACTATGGCAATGAAACCTTTGTAGGGCGATACGATGCCCATAACGGACTATTTTTAAGGGGTGATAATAAAGGAGGTTTTGAGGCAATAGAAAGCAAGGATAGTGGTTTTCTAGTTCCGGGAGACGCCAAGAACATTGCTTTAGTCAAGAGTGCAAGGGGGGGCAAACCGTATATCATAGCCACTCAGAATAGAAATAAGCTCCTCGTTTTTCAGAAAAAATAGGCTTTACGATATATTGAAAGTAAATATCAGTTTTAAAAAATTACCAATTCTAAAAGCATCAAGAACAATGGGGTTTATTTTTTCAGAAAACATATATTCATATTGTTTTCTATTTCTTATTCTTTTTGGTTCGTGCGCTCCTAATGAGGAAAAAAGGGCAGCCAAACTATATACAACCCATTGTGCTAGTTGTCATGTATTACCGAATATAGCAGACTTACCCAAAAATGTATGGGAGGAAGGTGTCCTGCCAGAAATGGCGGCGAGAATGGGCGTTATCTACGAGGGAAATAATCCGTATTTAAATCTTACCTTTAAAGAGCAAGAAGCTAGAATGAAATCGGGCGTTTATCCCGCCAAACCTATAATTTCCATGGAGGATTGGGATAATCTTAAGAGCTACATCCTTTCCATGGCCCCAGATTCCTTAATCAGTAATAAAACCAAGGCCCCTAAGGAGCTTGCACAGTTTCAAACTAAACAGGTAAACTT
This genomic window from Maribacter sp. MJ134 contains:
- a CDS encoding VCBS repeat-containing protein — translated: MRKIHLGFLFLFILVILSCNQEEKKLFTRISSNDTNIQFNNNIIETDSFNILNSEYIFNGGGVGIGDFNNDGKPDIFFSGNQVANQLYLNEGDFSFKNISKKANIQAEASWNTGIAVTDINLDGFLDIYVCSAMLPSDEERKNLLFVNQGLDKDGVPIFKEMAETYGIAGSANSMGATFFDYDKDGLLDLYVLNNVDIHLLPANYRKKITDGTADSNDRLYRNNGDGTFTDVSKEAGILIEGYGLGLAIADINYDGWPDIYVSNDYLSNDLLYINNKNGTFSNKISTKIKHQSKFSMGNDISDFNNDGYVDIITLDMLGETNQRTKTTIPNTKYANYIFNDKFGYEYQYTRNMLQKGNGPDVPFSEIGLMAGIARTDWSWSPLFADMDNDGYRDLLITNGFPRDITDLDFGDFKFNVSRYLNESQILDSIPQIKIPNYAYQNTGKPKFKDVSEDWGLDIPSFSNGAAVVDLDNDGDLDYIVNNINDKAFVFRNNSNEVKENKNNFLRISLYGPEKNPSGIGTKIVVWFNDGTFMYQEHYLGRGYMSTIEGGIHLGLGNKKEPTVIEVVWPDGKYQKLNDLEKNSFIKIDYASSGSISPELLKFPLVPKKVEPYFTEVSNTVGVDFLHQEEDIVDYSVQRILPHKLTQNGPTIVNGDLNNDGMEDFIVGSSAGYSPSIFFQNKNGEFNEKPLFREENLLKYEQEGMALFDLENDGDLDLYLVSGSNEFMVKDNDFYTDILLINDGKGSFKVAPNLHPRIKGSGSVVKAMDFDKDGYTDLFVGGRTPFAKYPLPEKSYLLKNNNGKLTDVTETVAPEFKELGMITDAVWKDVTEDGLEDLIVIGEFMPITIFQNEKTGLKKLENTGLEELSGWWEVIEGADFDNDGDIDFVVGNMGSNNQYQPSKERPVHLIAKDFDNNGNIDPILFAHNRRDFNDNIYESFPVHFWGDLYGQSTLFRSRFNSYKNYSKANLQTLLSKEELDGALTLTGNYDKSIYIENLGEGNFSYQSLPWQAQVGPVNDIAISDYDSDGYLDMLLVGNDYGNETFVGRYDAHNGLFLRGDNKGGFEAIESKDSGFLVPGDAKNIALVKSARGGKPYIIATQNRNKLLVFQKK
- a CDS encoding RagB/SusD family nutrient uptake outer membrane protein, whose translation is MKKKFIYVLAAFIGLYSCGDDFSETPAVGALSDDALANTTGVDLLLTGAYSVLDGQRNNSPGNQFGVSGDNWWTDVMSDDAHKGSNDADQEELFQMETNDIRTGNGYFRSKFAALYAGVNRANAALNVIQNIDTSTLLEADVTKLAQQEGEARFLRGHYYFELTKIYGNVSIISVENFQELAFNQPNTGPAWDQIESDFQFAIDNLPATRADQPDAGRPTAVVAKAFLGKALLYQQDFGPALTLLNEVINSGEFALAPEFLDNFTSAGENGPESVFAIQFAADDGFSFNGNIGSTLNFPGGGPFGSCCGFYQPTIDLANAFQVDADGLPFLGTTDIPVFKNDYNIQSDEAFDPDTTTPVDPRLDYTVGRRGIDYNGFGVHVGKEWIRAAPIADISGPYLPKKSVYQESEVGVSRGQGDWGQERSGINYNIMRYADVLLMAAEAAVETGDLATALNYVNQVRNRAANTSVVQAVDGSGPAANYVVGLYPSFPDAEFARQAVRYERRIELGMEGHRLFDLRRWGVTTTVLPQYYTNETRVIENFGPKVLPYQATFDLIPIPVDAIDLSQGVLTQNPGY